A window from Megalops cyprinoides isolate fMegCyp1 chromosome 8, fMegCyp1.pri, whole genome shotgun sequence encodes these proteins:
- the chrm4a gene encoding muscarinic acetylcholine receptor M4 yields the protein MSGTNTTGADGLVPWNFNGSIYNVSGNNFPSNVSCNSSSSNDSCVLGQAARSPDKTIEMVFIALVTGSLSFVTVVGNILVMLSIKVNRHLQTVNNYFLFSLACADLIIGVFSMNLYTVYIIKGYWPLGPVVCDLWLALDYVVSNASVMNLLIISFDRYFCVTKPLTYPTRRTTKMAGLMIAAAWILSFILWAPAILFWQFIVGERTVPQGECYIQFLSNPAVTFGTAIAAFYLPVIIMTVLYIHISLASRSRVKKQKPEAKKEKALKSSSLLKSHILKQNNNNSSKPSRESSTDAVKNGKLEESVSTKADSSVQPEEKESSNDSSTASIAPKDTKERTNSVATSEGAGSIPAPAPLPVKINPASKWSKIKIVTKQAGEECVTAIEIVPPNSAENNSIPVTRPRTVARKFASIARSQVKRKRQMAAREKKVTKTIFAILLAFIITWTPYNVMVLISTFCHSCVPDTVWAIGYWLCYVNSTINPACYALCNATFKKTFKNLLMCQYKNIGTR from the coding sequence GCTCCATATACAATGTATCTGGCAACAATTTTCCATCCAATGTTAGTTGCAACAGTTCCAGCAGCAATGACTCCTGTGTGCTGGGACAGGCAGCCAGAAGTCCTGATAAGACGATTGAGATGGTCTTCATCGCTTTGGTGACAGGCTCTCTCAGTTTCGTCACCGTGGTGGGCAACATCCTGGTGATGCTCTCCATCAAAGTCAACCGCCACCTCCAAACAGTCAACAACTACTTCCTGTTCAGTTTGGCATGTGCAGACCTCATCATTGGGGTCTTCTCCATGAacctatatacagtatacatcaTCAAGGGCTACTGGCCACTGGGGCCAGTGGTGTGTGATCTGTGGCTGGCTCTGGATTATGTGGTAAGCAATGCCTCAGTGATGAATCTATTGATCATCAGCTTTGACCGGTACTTCTGCGTAACCAAGCCCCTGACATACCCAACCAGACGGACCACTAAGATGGCTGGGCTGATGATTGCGGCAGCCTGGATCCTGTCCTTCATCCTCTGGGCACCCGCCATCCTCTTCTGGCAGTTTATTGTAGGGGAGCGCACAGTACCTCAGGGGGAGTGCTACATCCAGTTTCTATCCAACCCTGCTGTCACCTTTGGCACAGCCATCGCTGCCTTTTACCTGCCTGTCATCATCATGACCGTGCTGTACATCCACATCTCACTGGCTAGCCGCAGCCGTGTTAAGAAGCAGAAGCCCGAGGCCAAGAAAGAGAAAGCTCTTAAATCCAGCAGCCTGCTCAAGAGCCACATCCTcaagcaaaacaacaataactCCTCCAAGCCCAGCAGGGAGTCTAGCACAGACGCTGTGAAGAATGGCAAACTGGAGGAGTCTGTCTCCACCAAAGCAGACTCCAGTGTACAACCTGAGGAGAAGGAGAGCTCAAATGACTCCAGCACAGCCAGCATTGCCCCCAAAGACACCAAGGAGCGGACGAATAGTGTGGCCACATCGGAGGGCGCTGGTTCCatccctgctcctgcccctttACCTGTCAAAATAAATCCCGCCTCCAAGTGGTCCAAGATAAAGATTGTCACCAAGCAGGCAGGGGAAGAGTGTGTCACAGCCATTGAGATTGTTCCACCGAACAGTGCTGAAAACAACTCGATCCCTGTCACAAGACCAAGAACAGTGGCTCGGAAGTTTGCCAGCATTGCCAGGAGCCAGgtgaaaagaaagagacagatggcTGCAAGGGAGAAGAAGGTCACCAAGACCATCTTTGCCATCCTTCTGGCCTTTATTATCACATGGACTCCCTACAATGTCATGGTGCTCATCAGCACATTCTGCCACTCTTGTGTCCCTGACACGGTGTGGGCCATCGGCTACTGGCTTTGCTACGTGAACAGCACCATCAACCCTGCGTGCTATGCGCTCTGTAATGCCACATTCAAAAAGACCTTCAAAAATCTCCTCATGTGCCAGTATAAAAATATTGGCACAAGATAA